A region of Vitis riparia cultivar Riparia Gloire de Montpellier isolate 1030 chromosome 12, EGFV_Vit.rip_1.0, whole genome shotgun sequence DNA encodes the following proteins:
- the LOC117926837 gene encoding fatty acid hydroperoxide lyase, chloroplastic: MLSSTVMSVSPRVPTPSSLTPPSPPSSSPVRAIPGSYGWPVLGPIADRLDYFWFQGPETFFRKRIDKYKSTVFRTNVPPSFPFFVGVNPNVIAVLDCKSFSFLFDMDVVEKKNVLVGDFMPSVKYTGDIRVCAYLDTAETQHARVKGFAMDILKRSSSIWASEVVASLDTMWDTIDAGVAKSNSASYIKPLQRFIFHFLTKCLVGADPAVSPEIAESGYVMLDKWVFLQLLPTISVNFLQPLEEIFLHSFAYPFFLVKGDYRKLYEFVEQHGQAVIQRGETEFNLSKEETIHNLLFVLGFNAFGGFTIFFPSLLSALSGKPELQAKLREEVRSKIKPGTNLTFESVKDLELVHSVVYETLRLNPPVPLQYARARKDFQLSSHDSVFEIKKGDLLCGFQKVAMTDPKIFDDPETFVPDRFTKEKGRELLNYLFWSNGPQTGSPSDRNKQCAAKDYVTMTAVLFVTHLFQRYDSVTASGSSITAVDKAN; encoded by the exons ATGTTGTCTTCCACGGTCATGAGCGTCTCGCCGCGAGTCCCGACGCCGTCGTCTCTAACTCCACCGTCTCCTCCGTCGTCCTCCCCCGTTCGCGCGATTCCTGGCAGCTACGGCTGGCCTGTGCTCGGCCCGATCGCCGACCGCCTCGACTACTTCTGGTTCCAGGGCCCGGAGACGTTCTTCCGGAAGAGGATCGACAAGTACAAGAGCACCGTGTTCCGTACCAACGTCCCTCCGTCGTTCCCCTTCTTCGTCGGTGTCAATCCTAACGTAATCGCCGTCCTCGATTGCAAATCcttctcctttctctttgaTATGGATGTTGTCGAGAAGAAGAATGTGCTCGTCGGCGACTTCATGCCCAGCGTCAAGTACACCGGCGACATTCGAGTCTGTGCCTATCTCGACACCGCCGAGACCCAACACGCCAGG GTAAAGGGCTTTGCCATGGACATTCTGAAACGGAGTTCCAGCATCTGGGCAAGCGAGGTCGTGGCCAGCCTGGACACCATGTGGGACACCATCGACGCCGGCGTCGCCAAGAGCAACAGCGCTAGTTACATCAAGCCTCTCCAGCGCTTCATCTTCCATTTCCTAACTAAATGCCTTGTTGGCGCGGATCCCGCTGTGTCGCCGGAAATTGCGGAGTCTGGCTACGTCATGCTCGACAAATGGGTTTTCCTCCAGCTCCTCCCCACCATCAGCGTCAACTTCCTGCAACCACTCGAAGAGATCTTCCTCCACTCTTTCGCTTACCCATTCTTCCTCGTCAAAGGAGACTACAGAAAACTCTACGAATTCGTCGAACAACACGGCCAAGCCGTGATTCAAAGAGGCGAAACCGAGTTCAACCTCTCCAAAGAAGAAACCATCCACAACCTCCTCTTCGTCCTCGGCTTCAACGCCTTCGGTGGCTTCACCATCTTCTTCCCATCTCTCCTCAGCGCTCTTAGCGGCAAACCGGAGTTACAGGCCAAACTGAGAGAAGAGGTCAGATCAAAGATCAAGCCGGGAACAAATCTAACCTTTGAATCGGTTAAAGACTTGGAACTAGTCCACTCCGTCGTGTACGAAACTCTCCGCCTCAACCCGCCCGTCCCACTCCAATATGCTCGAGCCAGAAAGGACTTTCAACTGAGTTCACACGACTCAGTTTTTGAGATAAAGAAGGGAGATCTGCTTTGCGGGTTCCAGAAGGTGGCGATGACAGACCCGAAGATCTTCGACGACCCGGAAACTTTCGTACCGGACCGGTTCACGAAAGAGAAGGGGCGGGAGTTACTGAATTATCTCTTCTGGTCGAACGGGCCGCAGACCGGTTCACCCAGCGACAGGAACAAGCAGTGCGCGGCCAAGGACTATGTCACCATGACCGCTGTCCTATTCGTGACTCACTTGTTTCAGCGCTACGATTCCGTCACGGCTAGCGGTTCTTCTATCACCGCCGTTGACAAAGCTAACTGA
- the LOC117926209 gene encoding condensin complex subunit 2, whose amino-acid sequence MAETLSPNPATVQKQRALMSARIQSPTSPFFLGSNDDQLERAQARAARAASIRRKSVAAHALPPPDPDPCLGKEQILELFQNCIKLASENKINQKNTWELNLIDHLCEIIKVEEEDDAETNFQKASCTLEAGVKIYSLRVDSVHSEAYKVLGGINRVGQENEQDNVVEDANVNSEQEEGHSKKELDRKISPLSTLESSFEVLNLKKFDVAFAVDPLYHQTSAQFDEGGAKGLLLNNLGVYGGCRVLFDSFEIPGNCMSCATELDKSDTIDISFAKECIEQMVLNMRTKDEISPTLRNIVDRFDENNQRPLDTFSSAHKSEEQVNSVYNEAESDVDAFENCNTWTFDHDDRTSVVDEDSYGADPVFPVHHEESGPFTVVEPDMDDRFERVDDYLFLSLGFASKQNAWAGPDHWKYRKVKGPEDDPATEKGSPITTKRTRSKKQAEPDIDFTKALDKEISDVFAPPKNPKSLFLPANRAPCNTKLPEDCHYQPENLVKLFLLPNTMCLGRRRRRFSDESRQQVDDFGVSPSWDDENGFDDAFDNGNFHSDLEDSSTLVSQPRQVNKIEVQYDKTSKQVDVQALKETLWGHMQKSTQSSVKDEEEAVSFRHILASFPDHSRAAAAMEDISPHLCFICLLHLANEHGLSINGCADLDDLSIHLPHDDTLTSEVI is encoded by the exons ATGGCTGAAACCCTAAGCCCCAATCCAGCGACGGTGCAGAAGCAGAGAGCCCTAATGTCTGCGCGGATTCAATCTCCCACAAGTCCCTTCTTCTTGGGCTCCAATGACGACCAACTCGAGCGGGCTCAGGCACGAGCAGCACGCGCAGCTTCTATTCGCCGAAAGTCCGTGGCTGCTCATGCCCTTCCGCCTCCCGATCCCGATCCGTGCCTCGGCAAAGAGCAGATTCTTGAATTGTTTCAGAATTGCATCAAACTCGCTAGCGAAAAT aaaatcaatcaaaagaACACTTGGGAGCTGAATCTAATAGATCATCTTTGCGAGATAAttaaagttgaagaagaagatgacgCGGAGACAAATTTTCAAAAG GCAAGTTGCACTCTTGAAGCTGGGGTTAAAATTTACTCATTGAGGGTGGATTCAGTGCACTCAGAGGCATATAAGGTCCTTGGTGGGATTAATAGAGTGGGTCAGGAAAATGAACAAG ATAATGTGGTGGAGGATGCTAATGTCAACAGTGAGCAAGAGGAAGGGCATTCTAAGAAAGAGCTAGATAGGAAG ATATCACCTTTGTCAACATTGGAATCGTCTTTTGAGGTTCTTAATCTAAAGAAGTTCGACG TTGCATTTGCAGTCGACCCTCTCTATCATCAAACATCTGCACAGTTTGATGAAGGTGGAGCCAAAGGCCTTTTGTTGAACAATCTTGGAGTGTATGGTGGCTGTCGGGTGCTTTTTGATTCCTTTGAAATACCAGGGAACTGTATGTCATGTGCAACTGAACTTGATAAATCAGATACAATAgatatttcttttgcaaaag AATGCATTGAACAGATGGTATTGAACATGCGGACAAAAGATGAAATTTCGCCAACCCTAAGGAATATTGTTGATCGATTTGATGAAAACAATCAAAGGCCATTAGATACATTTTCTTCTGCCCATAAATCAGAAGAGCAAGTTAATTCAGTTTATAACGAGGCTGAGTCGGATGTTGATGCATTTGAGAACTGCAATACCTGGACCTTTGATCATGATGACAGAACAAGTGTGGTTGATGAAGATTCCTATGGTGCAGATCCAGTTTTTCCAGTTCATCATGAG GAAAGTGGACCATTTACTGTTGTTGAACCTGATATGGATGACAGATTTGAGAGAGTtgatgattatttgtttttaagtttgGGTTTTGCTTCGAAACAAAATGCCTGGGCAGGTCCTGATCATTGGAAGTATCGGAAGGTGAAAG GTCCAGAGGATGATCCCGCTACAGAAAAGGGATCACCAATAACAACTAAGAGAACAAGGAGTAAAAAACAGGCAGAACCTGATATTGATTTTACAAAAGCCTTGGACAAAGAGATCTCAGATGTCTTCGCTCCTCCCAAAAATCCCAAGTCATTGTTTCTGCCTGCTAATAGAGCTCCTTGCAATACAAAACTTCCAGAAGATTGCCACTATCAGCCGGAGAATCTTGTCAAGTTATTTCTTCTACCTAATACAATG TGTCTTGGGAGGAGGCGAAGAAGGTTCTCAG ACGAATCAAGGCAACAAGTTGACGATTTTGGTGTATCTCCATCATGGGATGATGAAAATGGGTTTGATGACGCATTTGACAATGGAAATTTTCACAGTGATTTGGAGGACTCCAGCACTCTTGTCTCTCAACCTCGTCAG GTAAACAAGATTGAAGTCCAGTATGATAAAACATCTAAACAAGTTGATGTCCAGGCACTAAAAGAAACTCTTTGGGGCCATATGCAAAAGTCTACTCAATCATCAGTCAAG GATGAAGAAGAAGCAGTCTCTTTTAGGCACATCCTGGCCAGTTTTCCTGATCACAGCAGAGCAGCTGCTGCAATGGAGGATATCTCGCCTCATTTGTGTTTCATATGCCTACTACATTTAGCCAACGAGCATGGCTTGAGCATCAACGGATGTGCCGACTTGGATGATCTCAGCATACACCTTCCTCATGATGATACACTTACAAGTGAAGTGATCTAA
- the LOC117926994 gene encoding uncharacterized protein LOC117926994, protein MALNQPAWCTPALLKVLLGLLALCLAGYILGPPLYWHSMEGLAAVSRSTSAAAAASSSCPACVCDCSSQPLLSIPHGLNNISFSDCSKHDPDMNEDTEKNFAELLTEELKLREAEALENQQRADMALLEAKKITSQYLKEADKCNSGMETCEEAREKAEAALAAQKKLTAMWLQRARQKGWKEGVAKSRTGSQGNVQAV, encoded by the exons ATGGCTCTGAACCAGCCAGCTTGGTGCACTCCAGCCCTGTTGAAGGTGTTGTTGGGTCTCTTGGCTCTGTGCTTGGCTGGCTACATACTGGGTCCTCCACTTTACTGGCACTCCATGGAGGGCTTAGCGGCCGTCAGCCGCTCCACctccgccgccgccgccgcctcCTCCTCTTGCCCTGCATGCGTTTGTGATTGTTCTTCTCAGCCTCTCCTATCCATCCCCCATG GATTAAACAACATTTCCTTTTCAG ATTGCTCAAAGCATGATCCTGATATGAATGAGGACACAGAAAAAAATTTTGCTGAGCTATTAACCGAGGAACTTAAGCTACGAGAGGCTGAAGCCTTGGAAAATCAACAGCGGGCTGACATGGCTCTGCTTGAGGCCAAGAAGATAACATCCCAATACCTTAAGGAAGCAGACAAATGCAACTCAGGGATGGAAACATGCGAAGAAGCAAGAGAGAAGGCTGAAGCAGCATTAGCAGCACAGAAGAAACTGACAGCAATGTGGTTACAGAGAGCTCGTCAGAAAGGATGGAAAGAAGGGGTTGCCAAGTCTCGTACCGGGTCTCAGGGAAATGTGCAGGCTGTCTAA